In Niallia sp. FSL W8-0635, one genomic interval encodes:
- a CDS encoding carbohydrate ABC transporter permease, which yields MIEPNIEKKSKRLKPKKFLFHIVTSAIALIMLYPVIWLIVSSFKESSSIFVTAHSLIPEKFIWTNYADGWKGIAGQSFGTFIKNSLIIVGLSTIGAVVSSSLIAYGFARIQFKGKSFWFACMMVTMMLPHEVLMIPQYIIFAKIGWINSFKPIIVPQFFGHAFFIFLIVQFIRTIPVELDEAARIDGCGRFSIFFRIILPLITPALATSAIFSFYWKWEDLINPVLYLNKAELYPVSLALKLFLDTESASNWGAMFAMSVVSLVPVILVFFLFQKYIVEGISTSGLK from the coding sequence ATAATCGAGCCAAATATAGAGAAGAAAAGCAAAAGACTAAAACCAAAAAAGTTTCTATTTCATATTGTGACAAGTGCTATTGCATTAATCATGCTTTATCCAGTCATTTGGCTAATCGTGAGTTCCTTTAAGGAAAGTTCTTCCATCTTTGTGACCGCTCATTCCCTTATTCCTGAAAAATTTATATGGACGAATTATGCTGATGGCTGGAAGGGGATTGCGGGGCAATCCTTTGGTACCTTTATTAAAAATTCATTGATTATTGTTGGGCTTTCCACAATAGGAGCAGTCGTGTCCTCATCATTAATTGCTTATGGATTTGCAAGAATACAATTTAAAGGAAAAAGCTTTTGGTTTGCATGCATGATGGTAACGATGATGCTTCCGCATGAAGTGTTAATGATTCCTCAATATATTATTTTTGCTAAAATTGGCTGGATTAATAGCTTTAAACCAATTATTGTTCCCCAATTTTTCGGGCATGCCTTTTTTATCTTTTTAATTGTCCAGTTTATTCGGACGATACCTGTCGAGTTAGATGAAGCAGCTAGAATAGATGGCTGTGGTCGCTTTAGTATATTTTTTCGGATTATTTTGCCTTTGATCACCCCAGCCTTAGCTACTTCCGCTATTTTCTCATTTTATTGGAAATGGGAAGATTTAATTAATCCGGTTTTATATTTAAACAAGGCAGAGTTATACCCTGTTTCTTTAGCGTTAAAGCTATTTCTAGATACAGAATCTGCATCAAACTGGGGAGCAATGTTTGCAATGTCGGTAGTTTCCTTAGTACCTGTCATTTTAGTATTCTTCCTTTTTCAGAAATATATTGTGGAAGGTATTAGTACGAGTGGCTTGAAATAA
- the bglB gene encoding beta-galactosidase BglB — protein MVDTKRIVDKQDVIASINKLMGNLASIKDQTGEYLLHFDGVVVDDKSWEVWNWPQGVGLYGIYNYWKLSNDSKAKQIMTDWYTKRLEEGAPPKNVNTMAPLLTLAYLYEETKDQTYLPYLNAWADWVLYDMPRTREDGLQHMTYGPENKNQLWDDTLMMTVLPLAKIGKLLHNQAYIEEAKKQFLIHIKYLSDRKTGLWYHGWTFEGDHHFAEALWARGNCWITIAIPEIIDMLDLPEGDFFREYLLETLTRQIESLKEYQHESGMWHTLINDRTSYLEASATAGFAYGILKSVHKRYIGTEYKEVALKAVHAIMEEINEQGALQKVSVGTGMGDTLDFYRQIPMTTMPYGQSLAILCLSEFLYSYC, from the coding sequence ATGGTTGATACTAAAAGAATAGTGGATAAACAAGATGTGATTGCTTCAATAAATAAATTGATGGGAAATCTAGCTAGTATTAAGGATCAAACTGGTGAGTATTTGCTGCACTTTGATGGAGTAGTTGTAGATGATAAGAGCTGGGAGGTATGGAATTGGCCGCAAGGTGTAGGTCTATATGGAATTTATAACTATTGGAAATTATCAAATGATTCAAAAGCAAAGCAAATAATGACAGACTGGTATACAAAGCGATTAGAAGAAGGGGCTCCACCGAAAAATGTCAATACGATGGCACCATTACTTACATTAGCCTATTTATATGAAGAAACAAAAGATCAAACATACCTGCCTTATTTAAATGCATGGGCTGACTGGGTTTTATATGATATGCCAAGAACAAGAGAAGACGGTTTACAGCATATGACGTACGGGCCTGAAAATAAAAATCAGCTATGGGACGATACTTTAATGATGACTGTCTTGCCTCTCGCAAAAATCGGTAAACTCCTTCATAACCAAGCCTATATAGAAGAAGCGAAAAAGCAATTTCTTATTCATATCAAATATCTTTCTGATAGAAAAACAGGTCTATGGTATCACGGCTGGACGTTTGAAGGGGATCACCATTTTGCAGAAGCATTGTGGGCAAGAGGAAATTGCTGGATTACCATTGCCATCCCTGAAATAATTGACATGCTAGATTTGCCAGAGGGTGATTTTTTTCGCGAATATTTGCTAGAAACATTAACTAGACAGATAGAGTCATTGAAAGAGTATCAACATGAATCTGGGATGTGGCATACGTTAATAAACGACCGTACCTCTTATTTAGAAGCCTCTGCAACAGCAGGTTTTGCTTATGGAATCCTAAAGTCTGTTCACAAACGATATATTGGAACGGAATATAAAGAGGTTGCGCTAAAAGCTGTCCATGCAATCATGGAAGAAATAAATGAACAAGGAGCATTACAAAAAGTTTCAGTTGGGACTGGAATGGGAGATACACTTGATTTTTATCGCCAAATTCCGATGACTACGATGCCATACGGACAATCCTTGGCAATTTTATGTTTATCTGAATTTTTATATAGCTATTGCTAA
- a CDS encoding cache domain-containing sensor histidine kinase, with the protein MKNWFISILNKYKQLKIKNKLILTILLIMIGSLSFILVGFQYAFHVYDQQYYQKTTEVLHMSSNQLEKELKNIEEISFSVMTDNKIQRILAEVKKNDNPYERYQLENELWDLMTDYVGSSKYIHSIHLLDVNGAEYRAGGFSSPIIYNQKEKWIEIAEENNGANQWVTETTSNKIFAIRKIRAHKNLSLDNLGTLLMQVNLDRIVEDSISEENKQTNNMMISSDTNRFFYKDSSIELEKIPYLPKTEVGYQIRTIKGKKYFITHSTSSHVSWVYWNIVSFDSIISKVKTTKYVMVGIFLLLNGLVLLMAIVFSGKLTKPIEQLVLAMKNVQKGNLSITNVLKPADSKDEVGILTNHFILMINRINRLIKENYETQLLIKDTEFKALQAQINPHFLYNTLETINWQAKINGQKDISSMVESLGYLMRNAMKMKNDVVPLEEEIFIVSHYIRIQKYRFGDRLVFREEISPNTKNCYIPKFMIQPLVENAVHYALERMIETCEINVQAFLKENILHIIVEDNGPGMEEALLERVLKQEGKAKGNGIGLSNIDARIKLLYGDAFGLTIKSKAGMGTKVCLSIPNEWR; encoded by the coding sequence ATGAAAAACTGGTTTATTTCTATTCTCAATAAATATAAGCAGCTGAAAATTAAAAACAAGCTCATTCTAACGATCTTATTAATCATGATAGGATCTTTATCCTTTATCTTAGTTGGATTCCAATATGCATTTCATGTATACGATCAACAATATTATCAAAAGACGACTGAAGTATTACATATGTCCTCCAACCAATTAGAAAAAGAATTAAAGAATATTGAAGAGATATCCTTTTCGGTTATGACAGATAATAAGATTCAAAGAATTTTGGCGGAAGTAAAAAAGAATGATAATCCATACGAGCGATACCAGCTGGAAAATGAACTTTGGGATTTAATGACTGATTATGTTGGGTCTTCTAAGTATATTCATTCTATTCATTTGCTAGATGTAAATGGAGCAGAGTACCGTGCTGGAGGATTTTCTTCGCCAATCATCTATAATCAGAAGGAGAAATGGATAGAGATTGCAGAGGAAAATAACGGAGCGAACCAATGGGTAACAGAAACAACTAGTAACAAAATTTTTGCAATACGTAAAATAAGAGCACATAAAAATTTGAGTTTAGACAACTTAGGTACGCTCCTAATGCAAGTGAATCTAGACAGAATTGTGGAAGATAGTATATCTGAAGAAAATAAACAGACAAATAATATGATGATTAGTAGTGACACAAATCGTTTTTTTTACAAAGATTCCTCAATAGAGCTTGAGAAAATCCCATATTTACCGAAAACGGAAGTCGGTTATCAAATTAGAACTATTAAAGGCAAGAAATACTTTATTACTCATTCTACGAGTTCTCACGTTAGCTGGGTTTACTGGAACATTGTCTCATTTGATTCTATTATTTCGAAAGTGAAAACAACTAAATACGTCATGGTAGGTATTTTCCTGCTTTTGAATGGCTTGGTTTTATTGATGGCAATTGTTTTCTCCGGTAAATTGACTAAACCAATTGAACAGCTTGTGCTAGCAATGAAAAATGTTCAAAAAGGTAACTTATCCATTACTAATGTGTTAAAACCAGCAGACTCAAAGGATGAAGTTGGTATTCTTACGAATCATTTTATTTTGATGATTAACCGCATAAATAGATTGATAAAAGAAAATTACGAGACGCAGCTTTTGATTAAAGATACAGAGTTTAAGGCATTGCAGGCACAAATTAATCCCCACTTTTTATACAATACCTTGGAGACGATTAATTGGCAGGCAAAAATAAATGGGCAAAAGGATATTTCAAGCATGGTGGAGTCTTTAGGCTATCTAATGCGAAATGCCATGAAGATGAAAAATGATGTTGTGCCACTTGAAGAAGAAATTTTCATCGTTTCCCATTATATAAGAATTCAAAAATATCGTTTTGGAGATCGATTAGTTTTTCGTGAAGAAATTTCGCCAAATACAAAAAATTGCTATATTCCTAAATTTATGATTCAGCCACTTGTGGAAAATGCGGTTCATTATGCCCTTGAAAGAATGATAGAGACCTGCGAAATAAATGTGCAAGCCTTTTTAAAGGAGAACATCCTTCATATTATTGTAGAAGATAATGGTCCTGGAATGGAGGAAGCATTATTAGAACGGGTTCTGAAACAGGAAGGGAAAGCAAAAGGAAATGGAATTGGATTATCTAATATCGATGCTAGAATCAAGCTTTTATATGGAGATGCATTTGGCTTAACGATCAAAAGCAAAGCAGGAATGGGAACGAAGGTATGTCTAAGCATTCCAAATGAATGGCGGTGA
- a CDS encoding response regulator transcription factor, which produces MYKVILVDDERIILDGIASIINWEMLETTLVGKAANGMEAYQLITDLRPHIVICDIKMPGMNGIELVSKISVEFPSIHFILLSGFSEFHYAKKAMEFGVKHYLLKPCNEFQIMEAIEQTIREIHITEKRESHLKELRKKMDTVQPFVKKQLLTELVTSKKSEKKTLAYYERLFRIKLENKQICVVLFHLEKEFTYEHLFMLENIGNDIFEAPILSSNIGEYILFLLDQSNSQEDLQERMEQIRKNFYAVYEMDMTIAVSRVGPITQTKKLYQEALECLSYRFYLEEGSIITKEDIQEEQETDSFDFDELQVFLQIKSGNWDMVEKEMDDVFYQLAAKRDPIHLTRAYVIQLFLAIIQTCYGKKLSEYMREIPYLLEAKTIQEMKDFLLRHTKDITFSYYDKHKSSQSFLMEKIKEIVDQELSNPVLSLKWVAKQVYMNADYLGKLFKQETGEKFSSYVTRMRVNRAIEEIKNTDDVKIFALAEMIGFGDNPQYFSRVFKKHTGYTPSEFKNAN; this is translated from the coding sequence TTGTATAAAGTTATTTTAGTGGACGATGAAAGAATCATATTAGACGGTATTGCAAGCATCATTAACTGGGAAATGCTCGAAACTACGTTAGTAGGAAAAGCTGCTAATGGGATGGAGGCTTATCAGTTAATCACTGATTTGCGACCACATATTGTCATATGTGATATTAAAATGCCTGGTATGAATGGAATTGAATTAGTTTCGAAAATATCCGTAGAATTCCCTTCTATTCATTTTATCCTTTTATCGGGATTTTCGGAGTTTCATTATGCAAAAAAAGCAATGGAGTTTGGGGTGAAGCATTATTTACTAAAGCCTTGTAATGAGTTTCAAATTATGGAAGCGATTGAGCAGACTATTAGAGAGATTCATATCACAGAAAAAAGAGAGTCTCATTTAAAAGAATTGAGAAAGAAGATGGACACTGTTCAGCCCTTTGTAAAAAAACAATTATTGACAGAACTTGTTACAAGTAAGAAGTCTGAGAAAAAGACTTTAGCTTATTATGAAAGACTTTTTCGCATTAAATTAGAGAATAAGCAAATTTGTGTAGTGCTATTTCATTTAGAGAAAGAATTCACCTATGAACATTTATTTATGCTGGAGAATATCGGAAACGATATTTTTGAGGCCCCCATTCTTTCATCCAATATCGGAGAATATATTTTGTTCTTGTTAGATCAAAGTAATAGCCAAGAAGATTTACAAGAAAGAATGGAGCAAATTCGAAAAAATTTTTATGCTGTCTATGAAATGGATATGACTATTGCTGTCAGCAGAGTGGGACCTATTACACAAACAAAAAAGCTTTATCAAGAAGCATTAGAATGTCTCAGTTATCGTTTTTATTTAGAAGAAGGCAGTATTATCACGAAAGAAGATATTCAGGAAGAACAAGAAACCGATAGTTTTGATTTTGATGAATTGCAAGTGTTTTTACAAATAAAGTCAGGTAATTGGGACATGGTCGAAAAGGAAATGGACGACGTATTCTATCAGCTTGCAGCTAAACGAGATCCCATTCATTTGACAAGAGCCTATGTCATTCAGCTTTTCCTTGCTATCATTCAAACCTGCTATGGCAAAAAACTTTCCGAATATATGAGGGAAATTCCTTATTTGCTGGAAGCAAAGACTATTCAGGAGATGAAGGATTTTCTTCTTCGCCATACAAAAGATATCACCTTTTCTTATTATGATAAACATAAGTCTTCACAGTCCTTTTTAATGGAGAAAATAAAAGAAATAGTTGATCAGGAATTGAGTAATCCTGTTCTTTCTTTGAAATGGGTAGCTAAACAAGTCTATATGAATGCAGATTATTTAGGAAAGCTCTTTAAACAAGAAACGGGAGAAAAGTTTTCGAGTTATGTAACGAGAATGAGAGTAAACAGAGCGATTGAAGAAATAAAAAACACGGATGATGTCAAAATTTTTGCACTTGCAGAAATGATTGGGTTTGGCGATAATCCCCAATATTTTAGCCGAGTTTTTAAAAAGCATACTGGATATACCCCATCTGAATTTAAAAATGCAAATTAA
- a CDS encoding YesL family protein: protein MVHILTNGVYRFCEWVMRLAYLNILWGFFTALGFGLFGWMPASIAMFSITKKWVNRETDIAIFPVFWNSYKENWRKGNILGMICTMIFLLFYIDFRIISDLGQTFPIILFLGLFLYFMTTFFYLLPIFTYYELRLFEYLKYAFFIGFLRPLHTLGIFLAVFCVTLIASLHITLLLFFSVSSSAFVITWIAGKAFVSIDSRLQRLNQDRTI, encoded by the coding sequence TTGGTACATATCTTAACAAATGGTGTCTATCGTTTTTGTGAATGGGTAATGCGATTGGCTTATTTAAATATCCTATGGGGGTTTTTTACTGCTTTAGGATTTGGTTTATTTGGGTGGATGCCAGCAAGTATAGCAATGTTTTCTATTACAAAAAAATGGGTCAACAGAGAGACTGATATTGCTATATTCCCAGTATTCTGGAATAGCTACAAGGAAAATTGGCGGAAAGGGAATATCCTTGGGATGATTTGTACAATGATTTTCTTATTATTTTACATTGATTTTCGGATTATCAGTGATTTGGGTCAAACATTCCCTATTATTCTCTTTCTTGGTTTATTTCTATACTTTATGACTACTTTCTTTTATCTTCTACCAATCTTCACCTATTATGAACTTAGATTATTTGAGTATCTAAAATATGCTTTTTTTATTGGATTTTTACGTCCACTTCATACATTAGGAATTTTTCTAGCCGTGTTTTGCGTTACTTTAATTGCTTCCCTACATATTACGCTTCTATTGTTTTTCAGTGTTAGTTCCAGTGCATTTGTTATTACATGGATTGCAGGGAAAGCGTTTGTTAGTATAGATAGTCGTTTGCAAAGGCTCAACCAGGATCGAACTATTTGA
- a CDS encoding ABC transporter substrate-binding protein — MKKILVLALSLFMVTAFSGCSSTSSNDSGGDDGNEKVTLRFAWWGGQPRHDYTTKVIEMYEKENPNVNIEPEFANWDDYWKKLAPQAAANQLPDIIQMDMAYLSQYGEKGQLEDLTPYLENGTIDTSNIPENNISGGKIKDHLYGLPAGMNVLSVISNDQLLKDAGIEINSQTWTWEDYEKVALQLQEKLGIYGSNGMHPPDVFFPYYLRTQGERFYKEDGTGLAYTDDQLFVDYFERQLRLINGKASPTPDEQAQIKGMEDDFIVKGATGFTWNWSNQYLAFSQLTEAPLTINLPPEQEKESALFLKPSMLFSIPKSSKVKEEAAKFIDYFVNNIEANKIIKGERGVPVSTEVSDAIKSELNESETKIVEYVEAAAQHASEADPPDPIGSAEVMKALKDVSDQILFKQIKPEEGAKKFRDQANEILGRNK, encoded by the coding sequence ATGAAGAAAATTCTCGTTTTAGCATTAAGTTTGTTTATGGTCACGGCATTTAGCGGTTGTAGTTCAACGAGCAGTAATGATTCAGGAGGTGATGATGGCAATGAAAAAGTTACCCTTCGCTTTGCATGGTGGGGTGGGCAGCCACGTCATGATTATACAACGAAAGTCATTGAAATGTATGAAAAGGAAAATCCAAATGTCAATATCGAGCCAGAATTTGCAAACTGGGATGACTATTGGAAAAAGCTAGCTCCTCAAGCAGCTGCCAACCAATTACCTGATATTATTCAAATGGATATGGCCTATTTATCCCAATATGGAGAAAAAGGTCAGTTAGAAGATTTAACACCATATTTAGAAAATGGGACAATAGATACTTCGAATATTCCTGAAAATAATATTTCCGGAGGGAAAATCAAAGATCACCTTTACGGATTGCCAGCTGGCATGAACGTATTGTCGGTAATTTCTAATGATCAGCTTTTGAAAGATGCGGGAATTGAGATTAATAGCCAAACATGGACATGGGAGGATTATGAAAAAGTAGCATTGCAGTTACAAGAAAAACTAGGGATATATGGATCGAACGGGATGCATCCCCCAGATGTGTTCTTCCCGTACTATTTAAGAACACAGGGAGAACGTTTTTATAAGGAAGATGGTACAGGATTAGCTTATACGGATGATCAATTATTTGTTGATTATTTTGAAAGACAATTGCGTTTAATTAATGGAAAGGCATCGCCAACGCCTGATGAACAAGCACAAATTAAAGGGATGGAAGATGACTTTATTGTAAAAGGTGCAACTGGATTCACATGGAACTGGTCTAACCAATACTTAGCATTCTCGCAATTAACGGAAGCGCCATTAACAATTAATTTACCGCCAGAACAAGAAAAGGAAAGTGCTTTATTCTTAAAGCCTAGTATGCTATTTTCGATTCCAAAAAGTTCAAAGGTAAAAGAAGAGGCTGCTAAATTTATTGATTACTTTGTGAATAACATTGAAGCAAATAAAATCATTAAAGGAGAAAGAGGAGTCCCTGTTTCAACGGAAGTATCAGACGCTATTAAGTCAGAGCTTAACGAATCGGAGACGAAAATTGTGGAATACGTAGAAGCTGCAGCACAGCATGCAAGCGAAGCAGATCCACCTGATCCAATTGGCAGTGCGGAAGTAATGAAGGCATTAAAGGATGTTTCCGATCAAATCCTCTTTAAACAAATCAAACCAGAAGAAGGAGCAAAGAAATTTAGAGACCAAGCAAATGAAATATTAGGGAGAAATAAATAG
- a CDS encoding carbohydrate ABC transporter permease, with amino-acid sequence MKSRAFKDNLSGYAFISPFIIGFTAFTVVPMLISLYLSFTNYDLFTTPKWIGLANYKEMFFGDEKFWKSLSVTFYYVLAGVPLRLMFALFVAMLLNQSRKGIGIYRVLFYLPSIIGGSVAVAIMWRNIFGNDGVINALLFFMGIDKKILWYQDPTSALWTLILLAVWQFGSSMLIFLAGLKNIPPTFYEAASVDGASAAHKFFKITLPLLSPIIFFNLVMQTISAFMTFTPAYIISKGEGGPLDGTLLYPLYLFQKAFNFFQMGYASAMAWVMLIIVGLTTLILFKTSSLWVYYESKED; translated from the coding sequence ATGAAGTCTCGCGCATTTAAAGACAATTTGTCAGGATACGCATTTATCTCGCCATTTATTATTGGGTTTACTGCCTTTACCGTTGTGCCAATGCTAATTTCTTTATATTTATCCTTCACGAATTATGATCTATTTACAACTCCAAAATGGATAGGGCTTGCCAACTATAAAGAAATGTTCTTTGGAGATGAAAAGTTTTGGAAGTCCTTAAGTGTAACTTTTTATTATGTCCTAGCGGGTGTTCCCCTTCGTCTTATGTTTGCTCTTTTTGTTGCGATGCTCTTAAATCAAAGCAGAAAAGGAATCGGGATTTACCGTGTGCTCTTTTACTTGCCGTCCATCATCGGCGGCAGTGTGGCAGTTGCTATTATGTGGCGTAATATTTTTGGCAATGATGGTGTGATAAATGCTTTATTATTCTTTATGGGCATTGATAAAAAAATCCTCTGGTATCAAGATCCGACTAGTGCATTATGGACATTGATTTTGCTTGCAGTATGGCAGTTTGGCTCATCGATGCTTATTTTCCTTGCAGGATTAAAGAATATTCCACCAACTTTCTATGAAGCAGCTAGCGTTGATGGAGCAAGTGCTGCACATAAATTCTTTAAAATTACGCTTCCGCTGTTAAGTCCGATTATCTTCTTTAATCTTGTCATGCAAACCATTTCTGCATTTATGACTTTTACACCTGCTTATATTATTTCTAAAGGGGAAGGCGGTCCTCTAGATGGAACCCTGCTTTACCCATTATATTTATTCCAAAAAGCATTTAACTTTTTTCAAATGGGATATGCATCTGCAATGGCATGGGTCATGCTGATTATTGTTGGATTAACGACTCTCATTTTATTTAAGACTTCATCCTTATGGGTTTATTATGAATCGAAGGAGGATTGA
- a CDS encoding beta-galactosidase, with product MQKLYHGAAFYPELWGTEIVEEDILHMQKIGINVVRIGEFIWSYIEPNEGEIDISFLVDIIKRLKDHGIDTVMCTPTATPPIWMSYQHPERMHVDKEGTVMSHGARQHICTNNAYFRKRAAIITEALAEGLGKLPGIIGWQLDNEFKCHVGECYCETCKAQWHSFLKQKYQTIEQLNTAWGTQIWSQYYQSFEQIPQPTATPFLHNASLSTIYKRFTHEKITEFANEQAAIIRRYSDAPITHNATVFFDLDQSLLFENLDFASFDTYAVKENISSFFMLCDLYRNIKKDTPFWLMETSTSFSASLERYASPHPDGYLQAEATYAYAAGAEGFCYWLWRQQRTGCEITHGSVVSAWGQPTIGYTNVLEVERIRKELEPFLLSTKPMQAEVAVCYSDRAKAYFQTEPFNGIQYKQIVTSFYERFISLGIHRDLIMEQADLDGYKLLFTPFIPYLSSEYIQRAIEFVEKGGIWIVGPLSGGRTINHTNHTDCALGELEKQVGVHALFTNPLDGTNTYGEAFGITAELGLWSTIFDTENGENIGLIKEGLGAGKAFIKETKKGKGKIIMLGSLPVGQQGEKMIEALIQHYVRQAAIKMEIKTTPGTVMIPRVDKDASYYVIVNMDGKTGKVTLPKKSMVWKSNQILERGTYEIPPYNYRVIKYCF from the coding sequence TTGCAAAAGTTATATCATGGTGCAGCATTTTACCCTGAATTATGGGGAACAGAGATTGTGGAAGAAGACATTCTTCATATGCAAAAAATTGGCATAAATGTAGTGCGGATAGGGGAATTTATTTGGTCTTATATCGAACCAAATGAAGGAGAAATTGATATTTCATTTTTGGTCGATATTATTAAGCGATTAAAAGACCATGGAATTGATACGGTAATGTGTACGCCGACAGCAACTCCGCCAATCTGGATGTCTTATCAACATCCTGAACGAATGCATGTAGATAAAGAAGGAACGGTTATGAGTCACGGAGCAAGACAGCATATTTGCACAAATAATGCCTATTTCAGAAAGAGAGCAGCAATCATAACAGAGGCACTTGCAGAAGGATTAGGGAAATTGCCTGGTATCATTGGCTGGCAGCTAGATAACGAATTTAAATGTCATGTAGGGGAGTGCTATTGTGAGACCTGTAAAGCTCAATGGCATTCCTTTCTAAAACAAAAATATCAAACAATTGAACAGTTAAACACTGCGTGGGGTACACAAATATGGAGCCAGTATTATCAAAGCTTTGAACAAATTCCTCAGCCCACTGCGACACCTTTCTTGCACAATGCTTCTTTGTCAACCATATATAAACGGTTTACACATGAGAAAATTACAGAATTTGCAAACGAGCAAGCCGCCATTATCCGCCGATATTCAGACGCCCCTATTACACATAATGCGACAGTCTTTTTTGATTTAGATCAATCACTGCTATTTGAAAATCTTGATTTTGCATCGTTTGATACATATGCAGTTAAAGAAAATATCAGTTCTTTTTTTATGCTATGTGATCTATATAGGAATATAAAGAAAGACACTCCATTTTGGCTGATGGAAACAAGTACTTCCTTTAGTGCATCTCTTGAAAGATATGCAAGTCCACATCCAGATGGATATTTACAAGCAGAGGCTACGTATGCATACGCGGCTGGGGCAGAAGGCTTTTGCTACTGGCTTTGGAGACAGCAGCGCACCGGCTGTGAGATTACGCATGGTTCTGTTGTTAGTGCTTGGGGGCAACCAACCATTGGATATACTAATGTTTTGGAGGTGGAAAGAATTCGAAAAGAACTAGAACCATTCCTTCTTTCCACCAAGCCTATGCAAGCTGAGGTAGCAGTTTGCTATTCCGATCGTGCAAAAGCATATTTTCAAACAGAACCATTCAACGGTATTCAATATAAACAAATTGTAACCAGCTTCTATGAACGATTTATTTCATTAGGCATTCATCGAGACTTAATCATGGAACAAGCGGATTTAGACGGTTATAAGTTATTGTTTACGCCGTTTATCCCTTATCTTTCCTCTGAATATATACAGAGGGCAATAGAGTTTGTAGAAAAGGGAGGGATATGGATTGTTGGTCCTCTTTCTGGTGGCCGCACGATAAACCATACAAATCATACAGACTGTGCGCTTGGTGAACTAGAGAAGCAAGTTGGTGTCCATGCCTTATTTACGAATCCGTTAGATGGAACAAATACTTACGGGGAAGCATTTGGAATAACAGCTGAATTAGGACTATGGAGTACAATCTTTGATACAGAGAACGGAGAGAATATAGGGCTGATCAAAGAAGGATTAGGTGCTGGAAAAGCTTTTATAAAAGAAACAAAAAAAGGTAAAGGGAAGATTATCATGCTTGGCAGCTTGCCGGTGGGACAACAGGGAGAAAAAATGATAGAAGCATTAATCCAACATTATGTAAGGCAAGCAGCAATTAAAATGGAAATAAAAACTACTCCAGGCACTGTTATGATTCCAAGAGTAGATAAGGATGCCTCTTATTATGTCATTGTTAATATGGATGGGAAAACTGGTAAGGTAACACTACCGAAAAAGAGTATGGTATGGAAAAGTAATCAAATCCTAGAAAGAGGGACATATGAAATTCCGCCATATAACTATAGAGTAATAAAGTACTGTTTTTAG